In the Danio rerio strain Tuebingen ecotype United States chromosome 8, GRCz12tu, whole genome shotgun sequence genome, one interval contains:
- the borcs6 gene encoding BLOC-1-related complex subunit 6 isoform X1: MSRSPVTVQDVPEEASNGVDSSESPKASDWSGPHGFTPQALKLRHGDDFEPHDDQPALSETRKHTPHHTDSCRDSHTDHSESQIQHSQCAHSSDEEDTHENTHSCETELTHSHYEGEPEDWRGEEEEKRQTSDGEVNNVQQRKEALVSVQPIGALSTEHPPTHSEIEEWSNPNSVDEFQPNTSISPDEAPPLVPAPPPDQATPPPLLPDLDDSPCPAHVMAEVRVRSVPERERVVRGMQDSKSLDEISGACGGGTRGGGARGGQAEGRRATISSALELEGTVSHDGDLTHFITKNLEQKIKMSSRPSLDTDSDCSGPITRGRGSLRRPADIPPIDPSVLVDLHKHTQDVAQSVELMLRSLNGTIQNMTALSVGYIQTYRDSVDSLGESVDMSIKGMYTLMARCEELDRSMQPIHTLAAQIRDIKRTLDALETICK, translated from the exons ATGAGCCGCTCTCCTGTGACCGTTCAGGATGTGCCGGAAGAAGCAAGCAACGGTGTGGACTCCTCTGAATCTCCTAAggcctctgattggtcaggaccTCATGGCTTCACCCCCCAGGCATTAAAGTTGAGGCACGGGGATGATTTTGAGCCTCACGATGATCAGCCTGCTCTATCAGAGACTCGTAAACACACACCTCACCACACGGACTCATGTAGAGACTCACACACAGATCATTCAGAGTCACAGATTCAACACTCCCAGTGTGCACATAGTTCAGACGAAGAAGACACACATGAGAACACACACTCCTGTGAGACTGAGCTAACACACAGTCATTATGAAGGAGAGCCGGAAGACTGGAGAGGAGAGGAAGAGGAGAAGAGACAGACAAGTGATGGAGAGGTGAACAATGTCCAGCAAAGGAAAGAAGCTCTTGTTTCTGTACAG CCAATTGGAGCACTCTCAACCGAACACCCTCCCACTCACTCCGAAATTGAGGAAtggtccaatcccaattctgtaGACGAATTCCAACCAAATACTTCCATTTCTCCAGATGAGGCACCTCCCCTCGTCCCAGCCCCACCTCCTGACCAGGCCACACCCCCTCCTCTACTGCCAGATCTGGATGATTCTCCGTGCCCGGCTCACGTGATGGCAGAGGTGCGTGTGCGCTCTGTTCCGGAGCGGGAGCGAGTTGTGCGTGGCATGCAGGACAGTAAGAGTCTAGATGAGATCAGCGGGGCGTGTGGAGGCGGGACTCGAGGAGGTGGAGCTAGAGGAGGACAGGCAGAAGGACGGAGAGCCACTATATCTAGTGCTCTAGAACTGGAGGGAACCGTCAGCCATGATGGAGATCTCACACACTTCATCACCAAAAACCTTGAACAGAAGATTAAAATGAGCTCGCGGCCGAGTCTGGACACAGACT CGGACTGTTCTGGACCTATCACACGTGGTCGTGGCTCTTTACGTCGTCCAGCTGATATACCACCAATTGACCCATCGGTGCTGGTAGacctgcataaacacacacaggacGTGGCGCAGAGTGTTGAGCTGATGCTGAGAAGCCTCAATGGAACTATACAGAAT ATGACTGCTTTAAGTGTGGGTTATATCCAGACATACAGAGATTCTGTGGATAGTTTGGGAGAATCAGTAGACATGAGTATAAAG GGAATGTACACGCTCATGGCCCGCTGTGAGGAGCTGGATCGCTCCATGCAACCTATACATACTCTAGCTGCTCAGATCAGAGACATCAAACGAACCCTTGACGCCCTGGAGACCATCTGCAAGTAG